The Candida dubliniensis CD36 chromosome 2, complete sequence genome contains a region encoding:
- a CDS encoding meiosis-specific transcription factor, putative (possible upstream start codon;~Similar to S. cerevisiae NDT80): MHPSAQANNHQHAPQPYQQMSHYNAQQMHQQQLHHQLMTPNPYQQHFQQQMHPQLHHEDHLNMHFNPMSFQQQQQQQQAQQHLHHFGHQIPTSAQQQGPAPQQPHLHQQIPHPLSHHQTPQPTPQPLVQQQQQQQQQSPQPARQPRQTKKQKQQQQQQQQANQDRADAHSQAQQHHMAMLARANQNDMLESSTRKVAPRSSDLFRVGPPFSITKQHQPVYCVGTDMPVTPLLHARIDRGFEMGETGSWIGYKRNYFTLVASFTLQDFDFEKFIGNKFYTYDKINNKVNGFPPHHPSHPQNQPQNHPNHPHHNQHAGEVRVPITYFAIRLVAKCSDEDVAISLIQHTAKRDKGPQFPPPIYPAVPSDLPDHETVKVSCNKRNNNKIETMNKIFYFDRGNYYQEYNLDSYKDQSILKSYPSQSISKVARFERIQFTSSIRVKSTNTAARYFTLHVELLGIIEDEDLQIQPILLSSIESPPLIVRGRSPSSYHKDRTSGYRATNTPTPTPPQ; the protein is encoded by the coding sequence ATGCACCCATCTGCCCAAGCCAATAACCACCAACACGCTCCACAGCCATACCAGCAGATGTCGCACTACAATGCCCAGCAAATgcaccaacaacaattgcACCATCAATTAATGACCCCAAACCCATACCAACAACatttccaacaacaaatgcACCCTCAATTACACCATGAGGATCATTTGAATATGCATTTCAACCCTATGTCttttcaacaacagcagcagcagcaacaggCGCAACAACATTTGCACCATTTCGGCCACCAAATTCCTACTTCTGCTCAACAACAAGGTCCAGCTCCTCAGCAACCACATTTGCATCAACAAATTCCTCATCCATTGTCACACCATCAAACCCCACAACCAACACCACAACCTTTggttcaacaacaacagcaacaacaacaacaactgccTCAACCTGCAAGACAACCACGtcaaacaaagaaacaaaaacagcagcaacagcaacaacaacaagctAACCAAGACCGAGCCGACGCTCACTCGCAAGCCCAACAACATCATATGGCAATGTTGGCTCGTGCTAACCAAAACGATATGTTGGAATCGTCTACCAGAAAAGTCGCTCCCAGATCAAGCGACTTGTTCCGTGTTGGGCCGCCATTCTCTATCACCAAGCAGCACCAGCCAGTTTATTGTGTGGGAACCGATATGCCAGTGACACCATTATTGCATGCCCGTATTGATAGAGGGTTCGAAATGGGAGAAACCGGTTCCTGGATTGGGTACAAACGTAACTATTTTACTTTGGTTGCATCGTTTACATTGCAAgactttgattttgaaaagttTATTGGCAACAAGTTTTACACATACGACAAGATCAATAACAAGGTAAATGGGTTCCCACCCCATCACCCAAGCCACCCTCAAAACCAACCACAAAACCACCCAAACCACCCCCACCACAACCAACACGCGGGTGAAGTGAGGGTTCCCATTACTTACTTTGCCATTAGGTTAGTGGCAAAATGCTCTGATGAAGATGTTGCCATTTCATTAATCCAACACACTGCTAAAAGAGATAAAGGCCCACAGTTCCCACCACCAATCTACCCAGCAGTTCCATCCGATTTGCCTGATCATGAAACCGTAAAAGTAAGTTGTAATAAAcgtaacaacaacaagatcGAAACCATGAACAAAATCTTTTATTTCGATAGAGGAAACTACTACCAAGAATACAATTTGGATAGCTACAAGGACCAATCGATATTGAAAAGCTACCCAAGCCAATCCATTTCCAAAGTGGCTagatttgaaagaattcaatttaCCAGCTCTATCAGAGTTAAAAGCACCAACACAGCTGCTAGATACTTTACCTTGCATGTTGAATTATTGGGTATAATCGAGGATGAAGACTTACAGATTCAACCAATCTTATTAAGCTCAATTGAGTCACCACCTTTGATCGTCAGAGGTAGATCTCCTTCAAGTTACCACAAGGATAGAACTTCTGGTTATAGGGCTACAAACACTCCTACACCTACACCTCCACAATAA
- a CDS encoding mitochondrial carrier protein, putative (Similar to S. cerevisiae LEU5) encodes MTQSNTNSGTDKVPNVSLIPSSAKPVYTRIPIPGHLSNDQSTPIEDIKIIDKQSIDYIIRSGLAGGLAGSCAKTLVAPLDRIKILFQTSNPEFLKYRGTFGGFIDAGKRIWKTDGVMGLYQGNSVTLLRIFPYAAIKFVAYEQIRTFLIPNDSYETAARRFMAGSLSGLASVFFTYPLDLVRVRLAFETRNLSHAQIHHHHKEFMAHRRGRIFSTVMLIYNENPPIKTTDPSWLKFMRKFSPSPIQHLANFYRGFAPTILGMIPYAGVSFYTHDLLHDILRSKWLAKYTVQSVNHQNVVVKKKGKSSRESRAPLKAYAQLFAGGLAGLCSQTAAYPFEVIRRRMQVGGAINQGQFLSFKNTAKLIYRENGLRGFFVGLSIGYMKVVPMVACSFFVYERMKKFLGI; translated from the coding sequence ATGACCCAATCAAACACTAACTCAGGCACGGACAAGGTACCCAACGTATCTCTAATACCGTCTAGCGCCAAACCAGTATATACCCGTATCCCCATACCAGGCCATCTAAGCAATGATCAATCAACCCCCATTGAGGATATAAAGATTATCGATAAGCAAAGTATAGACTACATAATAAGGTCAGGTCTAGCAGGTGGGTTGGCTGGATCGTGTGCCAAAACCTTAGTGGCACCCTTGGACAGAATAAAGATTTTGTTCCAAACATCAAACCCCGAATTCTTAAAGTATAGAGGAACATTTGGGGGGTTCATTGATGCCGGGAAACGTATATGGAAAACCGATGGGGTAATGGGGTTGTACCAAGGGAACTCGGTGACTTTATTGCGAATTTTCCCCTATGCAGCAATAAAGTTTGTTGCCTATGAACAGATTCGTACGTTTTTGATCCCCAACGACAGCTACGAAACCGCCGCTAGAAGATTTATGGCTGGGTCGTTGTCTGGACTAGCATCAGTGTTTTTCACCTATCCACTAGATTTAGTTAGAGTAAGATTAGCATTTGAAACTAGAAACTTATCTCATGCACAAATccatcaccaccacaaaGAGTTTATGGCCCATCGTCGAGGAAGAATATTTTCCACTGTCATGCTAATCTATAACGAAAACCCGCCAATAAAAACCACCGACCCATCGTGGTTAAAGTTTATGAGGAAATTTTCGCCATCACCCATTCAGCATTTGGCCAATTTCTACCGTGGGTTTGCCCCGACAATATTGGGTATGATTCCCTATGCTGGTGTCTCATTCTATACTCACGATTTATTACACGATATCTTACGCTCCAAATGGCTCGCAAAGTACACCGTCCAATCAGTAAACCACCAAAACGTTGTCGTAAAGAAAAAGGGGAAGTCATCTAGAGAATCACGTGCACCCCTAAAAGCATATGCACAATTATTTGCTGGTGGGTTGGCTGGGTTGTGTTCCCAGACCGCGGCGTACCCCTTTGAGGTTATCCGAAGAAGAATGCAAGTTGGAGGCGCCATCAACCAGGGCCAGTTTTTGTCATTCAAAAATACTGCAAAATTGATCTATCGTGAAAACGGGCTTAGAGGGTTTTTCGTTGGGTTGAGTATTGGGTATATGAAAGTAGTACCCATGGTTGCATGctctttctttgtttaCGAGAGAATGAAAAAGTTTTTAGGTATATAG
- a CDS encoding N-terminal acetyltransferase, putative (Similar to S. cerevisiae NAT2): MFLFKGFGVAFRPINNGIFRSFRFQSTRIPPNKKPQGIKALMKEYGYPALAVYLGLSCIDLPICYVLVHSMGQEKIEVYENKVKQTFGYGVSDEELKKKQEINKIQQDIESHGEPAPENSGSMASYILSQFSWTEFAIAYGIHKSLIFIRLPITAAITPGVVRVLRGWGFRIGTDKFSTTASIAKDLAKSGIKDITASSTKFGVKAGNKKWWWFF; the protein is encoded by the coding sequence ATGTTTCTATTCAAGGGTTTTGGCGTTGCATTCAGGCCAATTAATAATGGGATATTCCGATCATTCAGGTTCCAATCTACACGTATCCCACCGAATAAGAAACCGCAGGGAATTAAGGCCCTAATGAAGGAGTATGGGTATCCGGCTCTTGCGGTATACTTGGGACTTTCATGTATTGATTTGCCCATATGTTATGTTTTGGTTCACTCTATGGGACAAGAAAAGATTGAAGTGTATGAAAATAAAGTGAAACAGACGTTTGGATACGGTGTTTCCGACGAAGAgttaaagaagaagcaaGAGATTAACAAGATTCAACAAGACATTGAATCGCATGGTGAACCAGCTCCCGAAAACTCTGGGTCGATGGCCAGCTATATATTGAGCCAATTTTCATGGACGGAGTTTGCCATTGCCTATGGGATTCATAAATCGTTGATTTTCATTCGGTTGCCCATCACTGCTGCCATAACTCCAGGGGTAGTAAGAGTTTTGAGAGGGTGGGGGTTCAGGATTGGTACTGATAAGTTTTCGACCACTGCCAGTATTGCTAAGGATTTGGCCAAATCCGGGATCAAAGATATCACTGCATCCTCGACAAAGTTTGGAGTCAAGGCAGGTAACAAaaaatggtggtggttctTTTAG
- a CDS encoding hypothetical mitochondrial outer membrane protein gives MSPRSVILSVVATAAVTIGLVEAFHCYERKKVAPQTTPVKRDHSEELIREQLARNYAFLTEDGMDKVRKQRVVVVGAGGVGSWVATMLARSGVESLRIIDFDQVSLSSLNRHAVATLKDVGIPKVECIKNHLLEIAPWIEIDTRNQLWNLESAEELIYSDGFQPTFIVDCIDNLDTKCDLLTYCYEKKLPIVSSGGAATKSDPTRINLADISKTEEDPLMKKIRVILKKRGIVNGIPVVFSAEKPDPRKAKLLPLPDDEFTKGDVDQLSALKDFRVRILPVLGTMPGMFGLAIATYILTTVAGYPMEPVEGKNRYKIYDDLLQSLAGQQTRIGKTDQRVQIAMHEVNYVLEEVFRGKSPISNYSTRLTLSRWDPSKEISLQNVVVMTKDEQRNHEKRVLNGGEKIEDVYSKEVVDLVKSRFADEKYFSQFR, from the coding sequence atgTCACCAAGATCTGTAATACTATCTGTAGTGGCAACTGCTGCTGTTACTATTGGATTAGTAGAAGCGTTCCATTGCtatgaaagaaagaaagtgGCACCACAAACCACACCTGTCAAACGAGACCACtctgaagaattgattcGTGAACAATTAGCCCGAAACTATGCCTTTCTTACTGAAGACGGCATGGACAAGGTGCGTAAGCAGCgagttgtggttgttggaGCAGGTGGTGTTGGCTCCTGGGTTGCCACCATGTTGGCGAGATCAGGTGTTGAAAGTTTGCGTatcattgattttgatcAAGTGTCGTTGAGCTCATTGAATCGACATGCAGTAGCAACATTAAAAGATGTTGGGATCCCCAAAGTGGAATGTATCAAGAACCATTTATTGGAAATCGCTCCTTGGATAGAGATAGATACCCGCAATCAGTTATGGAACCTAGAGCTGGCAGAAGAGTTGATTTATAGCGATGGTTTCCAGCCAacatttattgttgattgtattgataatttggaCACAAAGTGTGACTTGTTGACGTATTGTTATGAAAAGAAGTTGCCGATTGTATCTTCGGGTGGAGCAGCCACAAAGCTGGACCCTACTAGAATTAATTTGGCTGATATTTCCAAAACCGAAGAAGATCcgttgatgaagaaaatcaGAGTAATTCTCAAGAAACGTGGGATTGTTAATGGTATACCTGTTGTGTTTTCAGCAGAAAAGCCTGATCCGAGAAAGGCCAAGTTGTTGCCGTTGCCCGACGACGAATTTACCAAGGGAGATGTTGATCAGTTGTCGGCCTTGAAGGATTTCCGAGTGAGAATCTTGCCGGTTTTGGGTACAATGCCTGGTATGTTTGGATTGGCCATTGCTACATATATTTTAACTACTGTGGCCGGGTATCCCATGGAGCCGGTTGAAGGCAAGAATAGGTACAAGATTTATGACGACTTGTTGCAAAGTCTTGCTGGACAGCAAACAAGGATAGGCAAGACCGACCAACGGGTGCAGATAGCCATGCATGAAGTTAATTATGTGTTGGAGGAGGTTTTCCGTGGGAAATCGCCGATATCGAATTATTCTACACGTTTGACATTATCTCGATGGGACCCCAGTAAAGAAATATCGTTGCAGAATGTTGTTGTGATGACTAAAGACGAACAAAGAAATCACGAAAAAAGAGTCCTCAATGGCGGTGAAAAGATCGAAGATGTGTATCTGAAGGAGGTGGTTGATTTGGTGAAATCAAGATTCGCAGATGAAAAGTATTTTTCTCAGTTTAGATAA
- a CDS encoding urate oxidase (uricase), putative (Pichia jadinii aka Candida utilis) has protein sequence MQSELYSSTYGKGNVKFLKVKKDPSNPTVQDVLEANVQVLLRGKFDESYTKADNSSIVPTDTVKNTILVEAKTTDVWPIERFAAHLAKHFTSKYGHVDGIEVTIIQAKWSKIRLEGKEHAHSFKHEGPETRRTYLNYDKHTKKLQLSSSIKDLTVLKSTGSMFYGYNVCDYTTLQPTKDRILSTDVDASWTFDPAQITTLEDILSQPKLFDTTYNTARDVTLELFCKENSPSVQATMYNMSHKILENVKEVGTVTYVLPNKHYVLFNLEWKGIKDNKDLFYPSPDPNGLIKCTVGRKGDKAKF, from the coding sequence ATGCAATCCGAATTATACTCCTCCACCTACGGTAAAGGTAATgtcaaatttttaaaagtCAAAAAAGATCCATCCAACCCCACTGTGCAAGATGTTCTTGAAGCTAATGTCCAGGTTTTGTTGAGAggtaaatttgatgaatcaTACACCAAAGCTGACAATTCGTCAATTGTTCCTACTGATACTGTTAAGAATACTATTTTAGTTGAAGCCAAGACCACTGATGTTTGGCCCATTGAAAGGTTTGCTGCACATTTAGCTAAACATTTCACCAGTAAATACGGACACGTTGATGGGATTGAAGTTACCATTATTCAAGCCAAATGGTCCAAGATTAGATTAGAAGGTAAAGAGCATGCTCATTCATTCAAGCACGAAGGGCCAGAAACCAGACGTACCTATTTGAACTACGACAAACACACCAAGAAATTACAATTGTCTTCTTCAATCAAAGATTTGACGGTGTTGAAATCAACTGGTTCGATGTTTTATGGGTACAATGTGTGTGACTACACCACTTTACAACCTACCAAAGATAGAATCTTGTCTACTGATGTCGATGCTTCGTGGACATTTGATCCGGCCCAAATCACTACTTTGGAAGATATATTATCACAACCAAAATTGTTTGACACCACATACAACACTGCCAGAGATGTTACATTAGAATTGTTCTGCAAAGAGAATTCTCCATCGGTCCAAGCCACCATGTACAACATGTCTCACAAGATTTTGGAAAATGTTAAAGAGGTTGGTACCGTTACCTATGTTTTACCAAATAAACATTATgtattgttcaatttgGAATGGAAAGGTATCAAAGACAACAAAGACTTGTTCTATCCATCGCCAGATCCAAATGGTTTGATTAAATGTACTGTTGGTAGAAAAGGTGACAAAGCTAAGTTTTAG
- a CDS encoding peroxisomal membrane protein, putative (Similar to S. cerevisiae PEX30) → MEASSGSTKNEKATPQSVVGESATVPGTSTETTTELRANFADATDPKISAKPQSSPLLSSTPPSVSKALVNSYPYLIIINKILSITTWTNDDYWVNVVIISLYALVVLYFENLVIWSGHLILVAILISYALLNNKIIKEANLHPTLDDVVQALTSTCVKADILLSPITSLSLTAYDIKRLIFTTLFLTPVYLVVTFLLIKPRTILLLSGVYLLTYHSSYSIVTRRILWKLKIVRLIFFYLTGLDLSETKNHSLFAAAFAKVSSSGTTSSKSNKPVRFTYVIYENQRKWLGIGWTSNLLSYERTPWTDEFLNESSSIDSFKLPNASDDAANGDSNMQGATWRWVDKTWRLDLTNDGAITLSSSKRSKTTANPTNDEGFIYYDNTWKKPSTEDTFSKYTRRRRWIRTAELIFDNKQDDVLDSPEKVTATGVSVQDSTTNKKVKSLRFAEDEQESNKEKSADTDKKND, encoded by the coding sequence ATGGAAGCGAGTCTGGGATCTACTAAGAATGAGAAAGCTACACCACAGAGTGTAGTTGGAGAGAGTGCAACCGTCCCGGGTACGAGTACTGAAACAACAACGGAATTGAGGGCAAACTTTGCTGATGCGACAGATCCAAAGATAAGTGCAAAACCACAATCTTCTCCATTGTTATCGTCGACGCCGCCGCTGGTTTCCAAGGCATTGGTGAATTCGTATCCGTActtgattattataaataaaattctCTCCATCACAACATGGACTAATGACGATTACTGGGTCAATGTGGTTATTATAAGCTTGTATGCCTTGGTTGTTTTATACTTTGAGAATTTAGTCATTTGGCTGGGACATTTAATTCTTGTGGCAATATTGATTTCGTATGCGTTGTTGAACAACAAGATCATTAAAGAGGCGAATTTGCACCCTACGTTGGATGATGTTGTTCAGGCTTTGACGTCTACATGTGTTAAGGCCGACATCTTATTGCTGCCAATCACATCGTTATCGTTAACTGCATATGACATTAAGAGATTAATATTCACTACGTTGTTTTTGACTCCGGTTTATCTTGTTGTTACGTTTTTGTTAATCAAACCAAGaacaatattattgttgagTGGAGTGTACTTGCTTACGTACCATTCGTCGTACTCGATAGTCACCAGAAGGATTCTTTGGAAGTTGAAGATTGTGAGactaattttcttttatttgaCGGGGTTGGATTTATCAGAGACCAAGAATCATTCTCTTTTTGCTGCGGCATTTGCAAAGGTTAGCAGTAGTGGCACCACTTCCTCCAAGTCAAACAAACCTGTTAGATTCACATATGTCATATACGAAAACCAAAGAAAGTGGTTGGGTATTGGTTGGACAAGTAATTTATTGTCCTATGAAAGGACTCCTTGGACAGATGAGTTTTTAAATGAGAGTAGTTCTATTGATTCGTTTAAATTGCCAAATGCTTCTGATGATGCTGCTAATGGGGATTCAAACATGCAAGGTGCTACTTGGAGATGGGTCGATAAGACATGGAGGTTGGACTTAACTAATGATGGTGCAATTACCTTATCGAGCTCCAAGAGGTCGAAGACAACTGCCAATCCAACTAATGATGAAGGGTTTATATACTATGACAATACATGGAAAAAACCTTCTACAGAAGATACATTTTCCAAatacaccagaagaagaagatggaTACGGACTGCAGAATTGATCTTTGATAATAAACAGGACGATGTGTTGGACTCTCCAGAAAAAGTGACGGCAACTGGAGTGAGTGTTCAAGACTCTACAACCAATAAAAAAGTCAAGAGCTTGCGATTTGCCGAAGACGAACAGGAAagcaacaaagaaaaatcagCTGATACTGATAAGAAAAATGATTAA
- a CDS encoding pre-mRNA-splicing factor, putative (possible upstream start codon;~Similar to S. cerevisiae PRP18): MDFSNLLSNEINKKRKKVTANGRKRSKVSAKEPAKPNLPEPITPQPTTTDNEPSEEQLDKKLSQFGESDPSLTKPEKARKLQLLLQQQIKNTKYKSWLDQEAPLYQDPEKQLITLDLITDIANKQDEVYLKLRVYIKQLIKQWQECDNDDQELLMETKKSIVKLLYKLRNHKLSLDMLISLSTIVYYIQQNEFNKANESYMKLSIGNVCWPIGVVNVGIHARSAASKITGASNVSNIMLNESTRRWIISIKRLISFKERLCNNARD, encoded by the coding sequence ATGGACTTTTCAAATCTACTATCAAACGAGATCAACAAGAAACGCAAGAAGGTGACTGCAAATGGACGGAAACGCAGCAAAGTGTCTGCCAAAGAACCGGCAAAACCTAACTTACCAGAGCCTATCACCCCGCAACCAACAACTACAGACAACGAGCCAAGTGAAGAACAATTAGACAAAAAGTTATCACAATTTGGCGAATCAGATCCGTCTCTTACCAAACCCGAAAAGGCCAGGAAATTGCAATTACTACTACAGCagcaaatcaaaaacacaAAGTACAAGTCATGGCTAGATCAAGAAGCTCCATTGTACCAAGACCCCGAAAAGCAATTGATCACCCTAGATTTGATAACGGATATAGCAAACAAACAAGACGAGGTGTACCTAAAGCTACGGGTTTATATAAAGCAGCTAATCAAGCAATGGCAAGAATGCGATAACGACGACCAAGAGTTGTTGATGGAGACAAAAAAGAGTATAGTCAAATTGTTATACAAGCTAAGGAACCATAAGCTCTCCCTAGACATGCTCATATCGCTTCTGACCATCGTTTACTATATCcaacaaaatgaattcaACAAAGCCAACGAAAGCTATATGAAACTAAGCATTGGCAACGTTTGTTGGCCAATTGGGGTCGTCAATGTCGGTATTCATGCGAGAAGTGCCGCACTGAAAATAACCGGTGCTTCTAACGTCAGCAATATAATGCTAAATGAGTCTACCCGAAGATGGATTATAAGTATCAAGAGGTTGATTAGTTTTAAGGAAAGATTATGTAACAATGCACGTGATTAG
- a CDS encoding 60S ribosomal protein L38 (Similar to S. cerevisiae RPL38) produces MAREIKDIKEFVELARRSDIKSAIVKVNAKVNANGKKFKQTKFKVRGSRYQYTLVVNDASKAKKLQQSLPPTLKITNL; encoded by the coding sequence ATGGCTAGAGAAATCAAGGATATCAAAGAATTCGTCGAATTGGCTAGAAGATCAGACATCAAATCTGCTATTGTCAAAGTCAATGCCAAGGTCAATGCTAACGGtaaaaaattcaaacaaaCCAAATTCAAGGTCAGAGGTTCAAGATACCAATACACTTTAGTTGTCAATGATGCTTCTAAAGCcaaaaaattacaacaatCTTTACCACCAACCTTAAAGATTACCAACTTGTAA
- a CDS encoding ATP-dependent helicase, putative (Similar to S. cerevisiae TFG2) — protein sequence MSSIKTSPTKKTSESTTKQEAGDDQTNIENFDEEPSMLSDPEDYLEENETLDMNLSKGDQKVWLVKLPKYLMDEWSNPESMNGQHLGNVKIKKDARGKLQVKLVLDNNKNEKIPKEYDIRMLNTQVRNSYVFTEENLKKFKQELTEVSDMPEQPQLKDLNPEKKKFQVRRKFKYFRVQKEGENGQPVKKYIPFVKTIPKKTSLMGKVCHDCTVVPARTASNHGETLMKRQNMIQGKERPKVTLLNEIPGVIQSNAGPSIKGNTASIFLKSTQGKNKNEGRAIRMPKKDLLDLLFRLFEEYEYWSMKGLKERTRQPESYLKESLESIATLIKRGPYTSKYTLKPEYRRLRDAERAVRLGLDNDDEQNKENNEDEDEDEEMEDVV from the coding sequence ATGAGTTCAATTAAAACTAGTCCAACCAAAAAGACATCTGAATCAACCACTAAGCAAGAGGCCGGTGATGACCAAACCAATATAGAAAACTTTGATGAAGAGCCATCGATGCTCTCGGATCCTGAAGATTATTTAGAGGAGAATGAAACATTGGATATGAATCTCTCCAAAGGGGATCAAAAAGTGTGGTTAGTCAAACTACCAAAGTATTTAATGGATGAATGGTCCAATCCCGAATCAATGAACGGACAACATTTGGGTAATGTGAAGATAAAGAAGGATGCACGGGGTAAATTACAGGTGAAATTGGTATTGgacaataacaaaaacGAGAAAATCCCAAAAGAGTATGATATCAGAATGCTAAACACTCAAGTACGCAATTCGTATGTGTTTACTGAAGAGAACTTGAAAAAGTTTAAGCAAGAATTGACTGAAGTTTCAGATATGCCGGAACAACCACAACTAAAAGATTTGAATccagaaaagaagaaattccAAGTAAGACGAAAGTTCAAGTACTTTAGGGTGCAGAAAGAGGGCGAGAATGGCCAACCAGTTAAGAAGTACATTCCCTTTGTTAAAACAATCCCAAAAAAGACAAGCTTAATGGGTAAAGTGTGTCATGATTGCACGGTGGTGCCAGCAAGGACGGCCCTGAACCATGGTGAAACGCTAATGAAACGCCAGAATATGATTCAAGGGAAGGAACGACCAAAAGTCACTTTGTTGAATGAGATTCCTGGGGTCATTCAATCAAACGCAGGTCCATCTATCAAAGGAAATACTGCCTCTATATTCTTGAAATCGACCCAAggtaaaaacaaaaatgaagGCAGAGCCATCAGAATGCCCAAGAAGgatttattggatttgttATTTAGATTGTTTGAAGAATATGAGTACTGGTCAATGAAAGGGTTAAAGGAAAGAACAAGACAGCCTGAATCGTACTTGAAGGAGTCGTTAGAGTCGATTGCTACTTTAATTAAGAGAGGGCCATACACATCAAAGTATACGTTAAAGCCTGAATATAGAAGATTAAGAGATGCCGAACGAGCCGTTAGACTAGGCTTGGATAATGATGACGaacaaaataaagaaaataacgAAGACGAAGATGAGGATGAAGAAATGGAAGATGTAGTATAA